In the Brachyhypopomus gauderio isolate BG-103 chromosome 4, BGAUD_0.2, whole genome shotgun sequence genome, one interval contains:
- the pms1 gene encoding PMS1 protein homolog 1: MKALPLETVRLLSSSQVITCVLNVVKELVENSLDAGSTSLEVKLENYGLDRIEVRDNGCGIQATDVPAMALKHYTSKISCHQDLEHLNTYGFRGEALASICAISEVVVTTKSVDDDISTQYTLDVSGHIVSQRPSHLGQGTTVCVMKLFKNLPVRRQYYSSSKKCKEELKRVQDLLMAYAVIKPELRITLTHNKAVFWQKSRVSDHRSALGAVLGPASAASLLPFQHRQEQPQITIDGYFPKPHSDLISTSSSTSDKTFIYVNNRPVHHKDVLKLVKQYYANAVNANSDSASRRFPILMMNIIVPASTVDVNLTPDKTQVLLENKDAVLLAVESVLISLYGAYSVGDDVQTTGAGPSCSGMDHQVVPVAESQTCSDGAHIEGVAQSKQENFMVPSSAILEHSVTDKQPQASETSLPGTANTSSSSSSEDWIINKNLSDFDATANFSSFAENVVLNSTVDQGHSSKNDSTLAQVDEISSESWSAGTALRDPATGRCLEPVKLHFPEAQRDDQTVQEPRNSGPQKTPWNIITAKTAKPTAYDLISSHAVRQPLSAFALFERDTRSSVLLENSRASLQDVTSAVKERWECLGEEERRKYEKEAKKSLESYNQQKKQASAGHTPGRVDEQSSTRRPQGLKRKAPLSNQQMLDRLFSSQPASKRTPPKPCRPVPFSIDALRRTSGLQGPTAPCSRGLRLVNRLASHCVWTVLCGRKLMLLNPFRVEEALLFKRLLVNNILPAASLQTPIHLTDGVLGGGEYMDVLMSMEKSSPSVSGEVLFTDPRLVANGFQIRLTPGFPPTGRCVEVTGITDCMPFYGIADLREILAAVKDRDGKTVQQCRPLKVANYLEGEAVRLARQLPLSLSREDVNNMLFRMKQELDEKQEVCLHGRPFFYYLIDVPETEQEALEIKTTTKSF, encoded by the exons ATGAAGGCACTTCCTCTGGAGACCGTGCGTCTGCTCTCCAGTTCCCAAGTCATCACGTGTGTCCTAAATGTTGTCAAGGAGCTCGTTGAAAACTCACTTGATGCCGGTTCGACAAGTCTCGAAGTTAAATTG GAGAATTATGGTTTGGATCGTATTGAGGTACGAGATAATGGCTGTGGAATCCAAGCCACTGATGTTCCAGCCATGGCCCTGAAGCATTACACCTCTAAGATTTCCTGCCATCAAGACCTTGAGCATCTTAACACATATGGCTTCAGAGGAGAGGCGCTTGCATCTATATGTGCAATTTCTGAG GTAGTGGTTACCACCAAATCAGTTGATGATGATATCAGCACTCAGTATACACTGGACGTCAGTGGACACATTGTCTCACAGAGGCCGTCACATCTTGGCCAAG GTACCACGGTGTGTGTCATGAAACTGTTCAAGAACCTCCCCGTCAGAAGACAGTATTACTCCAGCTCAAAGAAGTGCAAAGAGGAACTCAAGAGGGTGCAAGACCTGCTGATGGCATACGCTGTGATTAAGCCAGAGCTGAGGATCACACTCACTCATAATAAG GCCGTGTTCTGGCAGAAGTCCAGGGTGTCGGATCACCGCTCGGCCCTCGGGGCCGTGCTCGGGCCAGCGTCCGCCGCCAGCCTGCTCCCCTTCCAACATCGCCAGGAGCAACCGCAG ATCACTATTGATGGATACTTTCCTAAGCCACATTCCGATTTGATCTCAACGAGCTCAAGCACCTCAGACAAGACATTCATTTATGTGAACAATCGACCAGTGCATCACAAAGATGTCCTGAAG CTCGTCAAGCAGTACTATGCTAACGCAGTTAATGCTAATAGCGACTCAGCCAGCCGTCGATTCCCCATCTTGATGATGAACATCATCGTTCCGGCCTCCACCGTGGATGTTAACTTGACACCTGACAAAACACAGGTGCTTCTGGAGAACAAG GATGCAGTGCTTTTAGCAGTGGAGTCAGTGCTGATCTCTTTGTATGGCGCTTATTCTGTTGGAGATGACGTCCAGACCACTGGAGCAGGACCATCTTGTTCTGGAATGGATCACCAGGTGGTACCAGTAGCTGAGAGTCAGACATGCTCTGATGGAGCCCACATAGAAGGTGTAGCTCAATCTAAACAAGAGAACTTCATGGTCCCGTCATCAGCGATTCTGGAACATTCTGTCACAGACAAACAGCCCCAAGCCAGTGAGACGTCCTTGCCTGGTACCGCTAATACAAGCTCATCTTCCTCATCTGAGGACTGGATAATCAACAAAAACTTGAGTGATTTTGATGCCACTGCTAATTTCTCATCATTTGCAGAAAACGTTGTGCTGAACTCTACTGTTGACCAAGGACATAGCTCAAAAAATGACAGCACGCTGGCTCAAGTGGACGAGATATCGTCTGAGAGCTGGTCAGCGGGCACGGCTCTCAGAGATCCTGCCACAGGACGGTGCCTCGAGCCAGTCAAGCTCCATTTCCCAGAGGCCCAGCGGGACGACCAGACCGTGCAGGAGCCCAGGAACAGCGGCCCACAGAAGACACCCTGGAACATCATAACGGCCAAGACGGCCAAGCCGACGGCCTACGACCTGATTAGCAGCCACGCCGTGCGTCAGCCGCTGTCTGCCTTCGCCTTGTTTGAGCGGGACACCAGGTCGTCCGTCCTCCTGGAGAACTCGCGAGCAAGTCTGCAGGATGTCACTTCTGCTGTGAAAGAGCGATGGGAATGCCTCGGGGAGGAAGAAAGAAGGAA GTACGAGAAGGAGGCCAAGAAATCCCTGGAGTCTTACAACCAGCAGAAGAAGCAGGCATCGGCGGGCCACACTCCCGGCCGGGTGGACGAGCAGTCCTCCACGAGGAGGCCCCAAGGCCTGAAACGCAAGGCGCCGCTCTCTAATCAGCAGATGCTGGACCGCCTCTTCTCCTCTCAGCCGGCGAGCAAGAGAACCCCGCCCAAGCCATGCCGGCCTGTCCCCTTCAGCATCGATGCCCTCAGGCGCACGTCTGGGCTCCAGGGCCCGACCGCCCCCTGCTCCAGAGGCCTCCGGCTTGTAAACCGCTTGGCTTCTCACTGCGTCTGGACCGTTTTATGTGGTAGAAAGCTCATGTTGTTAAATCCATTTCGGGTGGAGGAAGCGTTGCTGTTTAAGAGACTTCTGGTGAATAATATACTTCCAGCGGCGAGCCTGCAGACCCCTATACACTTAACAGATGG TGTCCTGGGTGGGGGCGAGTACATGGATGTCCTTATGAGTATGGAAAAGAGCAGTCCTAGCGTCAGCGGTGAGGTCCTCTTCACCGATCCCAGACTGGTGGCCAATGGATTTCAGATCAGACTTACCCCAG GTTTCCCACCCACGGGGAGGTGTGTTGAAGTGACAGGTATAACTGACTGCATGCCTTTCTATGGGATCGCGGACCTGAGGGAGATTCTAGCGGCCGTCAAGGACAGGGACGGGAAGACAGTTCAACAGTGCAGACCGCTCAAAGTCGCAAACTACCTCGAG GGGGAGGCCGTGAGACTGGCCAGACAACTGCCCCTCAGCTTGTCCAGAGAGGACGTCAACAATATGTTGTTTCGGATGAAGCAAGAGCTCGACGAGAAGCAGGAAGTGTGTCTCCATGGACGGCCATTTTTTTATTACCTGATTGATGTTCCTGAAACAGAGCAGGAAGCTCTCGAGATCAAGACTACCACCAAATCATTTTAA